The sequence CGGCAAGCCATTCTGACCGATCCGGATTTCCACGGAGGCGATTTCTACGCGCACGGCGTGGTGCCGAAGAACGGCTTGCGGGTGGCGCGCATGATTGGGCACATTACCTATCTGTCCGATGACGATATGGCGGAGAAGTTCGGGCGCGATCTGCGCTCGGGCAGCTATCAGTTCGGCTTTGGGGTCGATTTTGAAATCGAATCGTATCTGCGTTATCAGGGCGACAAATTCTCAGAATATTTCGATGCCAATACCTATTTGCTGATCACCAAAGCGCTAGACTATTTCGATCCCGCTGCAGAATGCGGCGGTGATTTAACCGTCGCGTTGGAGAAAACCTGCGCCGAATTTCTGGTGGTCTCGTTCATGACCGACTGGCGGTTTTCGCCCGAACGCAGTCGCGATATCGTCCAGGCATTAGTGAATAATAAACGTCGGGTTAGCTACGCGGAAATTGACGCACCGCATGGTCACGACGCCTTCTTATTAGAGGATGCACGCTACCAGAATGTGGTCCGCGAGTATTACAACCGCATCTGGAAAGGGATCAATCAAAACCTCCCTGCACTCAATGCACCCAGCCTCGGTGCGGATGACGCAGATAACATTGCGCGAAATGCAGCAGCGTCAAAAAGTGTCGGAGAAGAAGTATGAATTTTGAGCAACTAAGCGATCTGCGGCCCGATCTTGCCTTCATTGCGCATTGGGTCCCTAAACAGTCTCAGGTGCTGGATTTGGGCTGTGGGGACGGCGTCATGCTTGACTACTTGCAAAGCGACAAACAATGCTCTGGATACGGCGTAGAAATCGACGACAGCAAAATTCCTCCCTGCGTATCGCGCGGTGTGTCGGTGATTCAA is a genomic window of Glaciimonas sp. PAMC28666 containing:
- a CDS encoding homoserine O-acetyltransferase, which gives rise to MHSGIVTPQSMHFAPPLKLQSGAALSNYTLVYETYGTLNADKSNAVLVCHALNASHHVAGRYADDEKNVGWWDNMVGPGKSVDTDKFFVMGVNNLGSCFGSTGPMHIDAATGKPYGANFPVVTVEDWVQAQARLADALGITQFAAVMGGSLGGMQALAWSLLYPTRLLHCVVIASTPKLSAQNIAFNDVARQAILTDPDFHGGDFYAHGVVPKNGLRVARMIGHITYLSDDDMAEKFGRDLRSGSYQFGFGVDFEIESYLRYQGDKFSEYFDANTYLLITKALDYFDPAAECGGDLTVALEKTCAEFLVVSFMTDWRFSPERSRDIVQALVNNKRRVSYAEIDAPHGHDAFLLEDARYQNVVREYYNRIWKGINQNLPALNAPSLGADDADNIARNAAASKSVGEEV